One Takifugu rubripes chromosome 19, fTakRub1.2, whole genome shotgun sequence genomic window carries:
- the LOC101062643 gene encoding inhibin beta B chain has translation MRLFTRSPVFFPFSFPTFLLLTQMLVKGLWVSGSPRCASCGFPALTKDAEEKLMIEVAKQQLLDKLHLKERPNITQAVPRAALLTALRKLHSGRVRPNRTLEQENNLSKKDQSYEIVSFADIHEGDGGAQASLGLAFRFLQESGQSIQVLQSSLWIYARSSENPHRAPRLTAQVFLSADGGASGLNRTLVMEKMLEVHKGNWHTFPITRTLQAFLDSNQHQLRLEVTCDEDGKNLCSLDGPADSPYQPFLVAQVRLRDNHSKHLVRKRSLRCGDDVTVCCKREFYIKFKDIQWHDWIIAPEGYHMNYCMGQCPQHLSGSPGIASSFHATIFSQLKVNGINTAVSSCCVPTERRPLSMVYFNSQHNIVKTDVPDMIVESCGCT, from the exons ATGCGTCTGTTTACTCGCTCGCCcgtcttttttcctttttccttccccACTTTTCTGCTTTTGACGCAAATGCTCGTCAAAGGTCTGTGGGTCAGCGGCTCTCCGCGCTGCGCGTCCTGCGGCTTCCCGGCGTTGACGAAAGACGCGGAGGAAAAACTGATGATAGAAGTCGCCAAACAGCAACTTTTGGATAAACTGCACCTGAAAGAGAGACCGAACATCACTCAGGCTGTGCCCCGGGCGGCGCTCCTCACTGCGCTGCGCAAACTGCACTCGGGACGCGTCAGACCGAACAGAACTCTTGAACAAGAGAACAATTTATCAAAGAAAGACCAAAGCTACGAAATAGTCAGCTTTGCAGATATAC ACGAGGGAGACGGTGGCGCTCAGGCGAGCCTCGGCCTCGCCTTCCGGTTTCTGCAGGAAAGTGGCCAAAGCATTCAGGTCCTGCAGTCCTCTCTGTGGATCTATGCCCGTTCCTCTGAGAACCCTCACAGGGCCCCTCGTCTCACGGCCCaggtcttcctctctgctgatgGAGGGGCCTCGGGGTTGAAccgtacgctggtgatggagaagATGTTGGAGGTTCACAAGGGCAACTGGCACACGTTCCCCATTACTCGCACCCTGCAGGCCTTCCTGGACAGCAACCAGCATCAGCTGCGACTGGAGGTCACCTGTGACGAGGACGGGAAGAATCTTTGCTCCCTGGACGGCCCCGCTGACTCACCCTACCAGCCCTTCCTGGTGGCCCAGGTGCGTCTCCGGGACAACCATTCCAAACACTTGGTCAGGAAGCGCTCCCTGCGCTGCGGCGACGACGTCACCGTGTGCTGCAAGCGAGAGTTCTACATCAAGTTCAAGGATATCCAGTGGCATGACTGGATCATCGCCCCTGAAGGGTACCACATGAACTACTGCATGGGTCAGTGCCCCCAGCACCTGTCCGGCTCCCCAGGTATAGCGTCCTCCTTCCACGCCACCATCTTCAGCCAGCTGAAAGTCAATGGCATCAACACAGCAGTTTCTTCCTGCTGCGTTCCCACCGAGCGTCGGCCACTCTCCATGGTGTACTTCAACTCACAGCACAATATCGTCAAAACCGACGTCCCCGACATGATCGTGGAGTCCTGTGGATGCACATAG